One Benincasa hispida cultivar B227 chromosome 5, ASM972705v1, whole genome shotgun sequence genomic window carries:
- the LOC120077253 gene encoding uncharacterized protein LOC120077253 gives MDEEAHHHKNLLSPNNLKSDSKMSFQEKEEWLPIPDVTTPCVKEIVNFVVNQHNKESGDDLVLKGVIKGWFKELSDVKTKHRLYIEATNNKGVVQLYEAIVCVIEKGDKQRVRTLLSFHVGYLDENEQFWIEIPNVEESCVQEVAKFAVAEYNKQADDNLVYICTTQGWYQEVNAEYGLLFDLRIKTKDCFGRVREYKALVSEDRQPNEKIRILISFKLVPKKS, from the coding sequence ATGGATGAAGAAGCACATCACCACAAAAACTTGCTTTCTCCAAATAATCTAAAGAGTGATAGCAAGATGAGTTTTCAGGAAAAGGAGGAGTGGTTACCAATCCCTGATGTAACCACACCTTGTGTGAaagaaattgtaaattttgtggTGAATCAACACAACAAAGAAAGTGGAGATGATCTCGTCCTCAAAGGTGTTATCAAAGGATGGTTTAAGGAGTTGAGTGATGTGAAAACAAAGCATCGTTTGTATATTGAAGCAACAAACAACAAAGGAGTTGTACAACTGTATGAAGCAATTGTATGTGTCATCGAAAAAGGTGATAAACAAAGAGTGAGGACACTCCTATCTTTCCATGTCGGTTATTTGGATGAGAATGAACAATTTTGGATTGAAATTCCAAATGTTGAAGAATCTTGTGTGCAAGAAGTTGCAAAGTTTGCTGTGGCAGAGTATAATAAGCAAGCTGATGATAATCTCGTCTACATTTGTACGACTCAGGGTTGGTATCAGGAGGTGAATGCAGAGTATGGCCTATTGTTCGATCTTCGTATTAAGACGAAGGATTGTTTCGGACGTGTTCGTGAATATAAGGCTTTGGTTTCGGAGGACAGACAACCCAATGAGAAAATTCGAATACTCATATCTTTCAAACTTGTACCCaagaaaagttga